From the Colletotrichum lupini chromosome 1, complete sequence genome, the window GCTGTACACGTCGTGTCACAGTACAGGACGAAGAAGACAGTTGGGCTCAGACTCCCACTCAAGTGGCCTCTTCCACACCTGTTCACTCGATCAAGATAGAGGATGATGAAGAGCAGGAATTTGTCAGACGTCCAACGCCACCATCTTCACCGCCCATGTCTTCATCACCCGAGACGATGTCGAGTCCCCGCAGACTGCTGTGGGGGCATACCAATGAAAGGGCGACACGACACAGCATGAAGCGCAAGGACAGCTCTCATCCGGCGTCTGATGATTCGATAGAAGAGGCGCTGGGCCGCGCATTCAGAAACATCGAGAAGACCGAAAGTACTGGTGCTACTGCGGCAACGGGCCGGGCCCGACGAACTACGGGTGCTACTCGGCAGAAGCGGCGGGTCAGGCCGTACTAGAGTGAGACGCGGGTTGAGACCGTGAGACCCCCGAAACCCCGGGATGCCTGCGTGGAAGGGTTCTAGAATGGAAAGTTTGTACGCTTATGACACTTGTATTATAGCTATGAACAACTTTATGAAACAAAGACCAAGCTGACTCCGGGATATTGGATTGACAGAAACGGTCGGGAACTTGGAGATCGGCtcatctccttcttctccaacCCCTGACGCTCACAAGACCCTCAGAGGGGCGGTCCCATTCAGAAACTGGAGCTCCTTGTCAGGGGTCACAATGTAACCGAAAGTGAGAGTCATGAAAAACCCGCCGTATCCGTGTGCCACCTGAGCCGCTTTCCCCTATTTGGTAGCAATTTCGGTGGAGAACTGCAAAGAGAAAGCCCAACGTTCAAAGTCAGTTTTTTCTTCAACCCATGTCTTTTTGCTTTTTTTTATGAAGAACATATCCGTCCATGGCTCCATGCCCCCATTCTCCTTTTCTTTGGCTGAGCAACGGCTGGAAACGAACCACTCCCCCGAAACTTGGATTTCTCATTGATGAGACCAGAGAAAGGATGGGCGAATCGGTATCAAAGCCATGCAATGGTGTGGAAACTTGCAGGAAGCTGCTGCAGCCAGGGTTTTCTTGCTCTTCCTGCCGGCAGGCATGGGTACCAGCACCAGGCTGTTGGAAACGAATAGTTTCCTGGGGTTTGAGAGTTTGCTCGAGAGTTTCTCAGCACTGAGCACAACCATGATGCCATCGCGTGACATGTTTGTGAACGATCTTCAGCATAAACCAAGGTTTAGGGAGCTGCCAGACCTGCATCTGACGGCACAACTGACTCTTGACTCTTTATCCAACACCCAATGACGCATTACGTGTCTGCATACGAGAGTCCATACGTATCCTCATACGAACCTTGGGCCGTTCACCTGGGCACAAATGGAGTCGACTCAATATCGCTAACTCTTCCAAAAGATCCACATACATCCCCCTGGACCTGGAGCAAAATGGGGTCCTCTGCAATGATGAAGAGGATCGTGACCCCCCGCCGCCCAGGTGCTTCCAATTAAGCTGTGAGAGAGAGGTGGTTTCTTTTCCTTCATTCCCGTTCACTTTAGGACCCTTTCCTGTCCGAATGTCCACCTTTAGACCCCTACCTACATCATCTACAGCCTCCTTTTGATATCCCCACCGGCGGGAAACAAGATCTTCGAACCACCAAAAGGTGAGACAAACCCCGTGCTTGATCGCAGCGGGAATCTGTCCATGGGgcatattacttaaaaaatgCCTTCATTTGCGATCTCGATGAGCAAGGCTGAGTGAGCTGACATGGGGTTGAGTCAAGCGCGAACGTGTCCGTGACCTCGGAAAAGAGTGTACATTTCTGCTCTACTGGAGCAGTGACAGTCCAGCTAGATGGACCCGGACGTCTGCCGGAATTGCGGCCACAGTGGCAAGCACATTGACTTTGCGGACGCCCGATGCGCCATCACGGAGCGGGATGACGCCGAGCGCGACAAGCTCCAGGCCGACGCGGCCCTGGCCCGGGCCCGCGACATCTGCGAGACGTCGCTCTCACTCATGAAGCGGCAGATGCAGGAGCTCGAGGACGCCAACGAGGCCATTGACGTACTGCGCGCCGCGCTGGCGGCCGCCGAGGACCGAAGGGAGCGCGTGCGGCGTGATCTCGGCACCCATGGCGACGTGTGCCTACTCGCGCGGTCGAACGTCGAGGCGGCGGAGGAGATGGCCATCTCGGCTGCCGGGCGGTACTTTGAGGCCGGAAGGGCTGTGACTGCGTTGGAGGATCGGGAGCAGTTGAGGAAGCAGTCGCCGAGTATTCACGTGGAAGAGGCGCCGCCTTTGCCGGTGACTGTGCCAATGGAAGAGGATGACGATGCGGAGGATGAAGCGAGGGAGAAGGAAGACCGGAGGTGGAAGAGGTCGAATGAGCGCTTTTGCAAGTGGTTGCGGCAGTCTGAGGCGCAGCGGCAGATTATGAAGTCTTCGTGGACCAAGCTGAGGGTCGCGGAGAGGTTAGCTGGGGAGAGCGTCAATGTCGACGTTGATGTCGATGTCGACGCagttgacgaagaggaaGATGAAGAGACGGCACGCCGGAAAAGGGTCCAGGCGTGGACTGCCGCACGGAGGCTGACAGACCAGCTTCCGCCAGAGGAGGACCCTACCATGGAGACGGAGTACCTGGAATCGGAGCCGACTGATTCCGCGGAGACGACGGAGGGATCTTCTGAGCCATTGGTGTTGGCGCCGGCACCGACGTCTGCTCCTACTTCCTCCGCTCACAAGACTGGCGTATCCAAGAGAGCGCCGGCGCTGAGGACAAGGGCAAAGACCGGCAGAGCTGCGACGACGGCGACTGCACCTGCGACGCAAGCGCCCCAGACTGTGCCGTCAAGTCCGATAAAAGGACGCAACCTACGGACTGCTCGAAGGGTGGAGAGCCAGACTCGCTCGGAACCCACGCGGCCGACGACAGCTACGACAACGGCGACGAAAAGGGTGAAGAGGGAGCCGAAGACAACATCTGCGGTCGTGATGGGGAAGACGGGGACTACCAATGCTCCCAGCTCAGATGGTGCCGCCGCTGGCCGGCCGGCTGCGCGGACACGGGCTCGGACTGGGAAGACCCCGGCAGCGCCTACGGTAGCGGCAGCGGAAACACCGGCGGCGACACGGCCTCAGAGGGCTACGAGAAGGAGGTCGGTGAGAGTTCAGCCATACCCTCAACCGGGTGCTCAGCCGAGATGGAAGTAAGGTGTTTTTATTGATGTGGCCATGATTGGATGGTCTAGTAGTTGTGTTGAAACTGTGAAGGCCTTGAGGAGGGGGCCGATGCCCTCCTCGTCCATACCCCTCAGATTGAATAGTCTCAATTCATAGCGTTTCTTTTGTCAATTGCCCACCCATTAAGTCGGCTGTACTCGATGTTTTCTAGTCACATGTGTTCGCCAGGAGCCCAGTCATGAAAAGATGTGGTGTTATTTGTTAAGAAAATGAGTGAGAGTCATCTGATTAGATGACCATAAAATGTCGCCATCGGAGCTACCCATCACGACATGGCGGACCGTCAACTCTAAAAGAACCTCCACACCGAATCCGCACTTCTCGTCTTCTTGAAAGCGCTGTACCATCTACACAGCGGATACATAATCGCCATAACAACCAGCCAATTTGCCCACCAAACCCAAATGTTACTGACTCCGACCGCAGGCCTACCGTCCATTGGAGGAGGCAGGCCGTTCTCGCGCCCAAAGAGCCCAACGAGCAGCATGCACAAGCTAAAGAGGATGATGAGGTGCGTGAGGTAGAAAAAGAGCGCCGACGTGCCAAACACGAGAAGAACGCCAAGCCACTTTGTCGCAACCCGCGGAGGCACCGAACCAAAGATGGCGAGCAGGAAGAACGTCGCCGCGAGAGTGTATGCGAAGAAGGCAAAGTCTGGCGGGTACTTCACGACGTAAAAGAAGGACGCTACGGAAACGAGGTACGGGTTCGAATCTGGGCTCGCCGCCTGATCCGGGGTCCGGAGGCATCCTTCAGATAGATTCCCAATGCGGAGTACGCGTGTGAGAACGAAGAGGACGCTGAAGATGAGGCCCGCGGCGACGTTGCCGCATGCCAGCTTCGTGGACGACAAGGGACGAGCAAGGATGATGCGCGCGTAGAGGAGGCCCAAGATGGCAAATGAGAGCCACGCCAGAGGTGGGAAGCCGGACATGACGTGCGGGCGGTTGACTTCAAAGAACCAGAAGCGCCAAAAGTCGTTGGCTACCGTGCCGGTGACAGGAGAAGACGAGGCGGCGGCGCAGGCTCCATGGGTCGGCGACACCCAGTGATCCCAGCAAATCGTGACGAAGCCGAGAACAAGCAGCACGGCGTTGTGGATGTGCCATGAAATCTGTTGGGCGCGAGCGGAAGCCTTCGACTTGGGCGGATTATCGTGGCCTGTATGAACGAGGAGAGGCGTCCTCTCACTTCCGTCgccgcgacgacgacgaccacCTCCACAACCGGTACCTACAAAGAAATGATCGAGCAGGTTAGCCAACAACGGCTCCGTCTCGTTGATAGCGAGCCACAAGAGGCCGACGAGGAGGTAATCCACCGCCAGCGCCACGAGGACCATGTTAAGAAACCACAGCTGGCCCTGCGTCAGCACGAACCCCATGACCGTCGAGACGGCCGTCAAAATGACGGCGCGCGTTGCAAAGTGCTTTGCCATCCGGGCGGAGGACCATCCCATCTTGAGGCGGGAGCGGCCGAAATACGCGACGCCCATGCCGAGGAGGAAAGTGAAGCCGGGGGCGCAGAGGTGCGAGAGCATGCGGACGGCGTAGCCAAAGTGACCATTCCAGCGCTCGACGACGGCGGAGTCGGATTCTTGGTGGTTTGCACCGGTGGAATGTGGCCAGGCGTTGAGGCCGACTACATTGTGGTCCATTGCCATGAACATCATCAGCAGTCCACGGAGGAGGTCCGGCGCCAGCGCGCgggttggcggcggcggaggtgAGGCATCGTCAGCTTGTGCTGGCTGCTCTGGTAAAATGGTCGGCCGGCGTCCGTTTGCTAGTGCCCGGAGGGAATCCGTGGCTTTTGCAGCTGTCGTTGAAGGCGGCTGAGAGGTGCCGTAGGTGTAGCCGTTGGACGACGTGCTCGGCTCTGCCGTGTTGACGTTGTCGTCGTCAGACTCGGCTGCCGTCACGGACTCCTCATCGTTGGGGAGGGTGTGCAAGGACGTATCCTCCTCATCCCGATGGAAACCTCGTACGTTGGGGTCTTTGAGAGACTCTCGTAATATGGAAGCGAGGTTGGCGTCTGTCGAAGCCATCTTGCTTGCCGGGTTATGTTGGTTTACGTTGAGAGTATTCAACAGTTTTCATCAGTCTCACAAGAGAAGGACTTGAAGCACAAGAAGGCAAAGGGAACGGTTTATGAACTGTGTCAAGGCTGTTCAACGCCTACTAGGTATGGGAGGATTAGTCAACCGAACGCAGGCTTCCGCCCGACCCGCGTCGCCGCGTCGCGAGAGGGAGGAACACACGGGCAGAGTGTCCAAGAGGGGGATCTTAGCGTGGGCAAAAAAAAGGGCGAATTCGATTCTGGTGGAACGTCCTGTCGCAGTTGATGACGTGCACCAATTGCAGTTGGGGGAAATCTGGAACTGGCGGAGCGGAGGACGCGGGCGGCGGCTCAGGCACGAGACAAAGACCGAGTGGACATTAGGCTTTGTTTAGAGTACATTTATTTTATTCATCTCGAAGGTCTCTTTCAGGTTCCCCTGCGTCAGGCACTGCATCAAGCAGCATACTAGTTCTTGGTTATAGTCAAGTGATACCATCTTGTCGGACTCAAGTTGCTTCAAGCTGGAGAGCACCTCGAAGAGGTAAGCGAACAGAACAAAAGAGCTTCAATTCGCCCCTCGGTGACTTTTGCAGCTGAGCAATGTGAGGCGGGCCAACTTCAGCCCCGAGCGGCTCAGCCGTCTGAACTTTCCGAGCGACATGTCCGCCGCTAGACACCCACCTGGATCTTCAAACTCCGCATACTTCATCAGCATTGTCTTAGTTGCTGATTTCGATGTTGTTTTCATCCATTTATCTCAATCAACATGAGCACAAAAAGGGACACCCCCAAACCTTCGTCGCTAGGTTCAGGGGCTCTTCTTAGGCGGTGTCGCAACAGGCCGTTTGTCCCGGTTCACTGGTTAGACTTCCCGCTGACCGCCTCAACCGTGTGGATCTGTACCTGACATGGGCCTGAGAACATGTGGCACCGCATAACGGGCTCTCTGGGCGTGACCTGCCAGCGAAACGCTGCATCTGGGGACCTGCCGCAGCCCGATAGCAAGGGATCTACCCGTAGGATCTTTTGATTATCAGGAACCCGCAAGCTTGCCACAGGTGGCCGGACTTGACGCGCAGACTTGTCGATTGATCTGATTCTGCGTTGCTGTAAAACAACCTTCTCTTTCTCACGTCAGCTTGGGAGCCGCTAGCAGGATGAAGCTTTGGTGGCTCATTCCAACAAATTCCGCGCAGCCACAGCAACTTGAGAGGGCTTAGGTCGGCGCGGGGTCAATCAATGGGCCCTGAACTCAACCGAATGAGTCAGCATGACTCTCCCGATCTGCCAGTACAGTTCAAGAGTCCTTCGGTCAGTACACGCAAAGCCAGCCCAGATCCATGCCCATTTCAACTCTTTTGACTTCGGGATCAGGACATCTCGACGGTGTCTCGGTCTCGTGTCAACATTACATGTGTTATCTAGAAGACGGCCGAAGCCGCGGAGGTCACCGCACCTTACCGGAGACATGTTCCGGTTCAGTTTCCCGGCCGTCTTCCGAACTTGATCCATTTCAGCCGATCGCGGGTGAATCAACTCGTCCTGATTGAGCATCAAGAAACGCTTCTATTGGCGAAAACTTGTGTAGCTGATTCTTAGTCTGCAAATCGTCATTGCTCGTTGCTATCCGCCATCCCCTCACACGGCAGCTCACAAAATGCGGAGGGATTCTGGAGACCCCATCAGTATGCCTTTGCCGTTCCGAGTTCCGACCTCCGTTGGGACCCCACTTCAACTCATCCGCGGGGCATTATCGCGGGGCAATAAATGAACCCCCAGGCCGTGATGAGTTGATGTCAATGAGAAAGCCGGGACGAGAATTATTGGTTGAAGGCGAGAACATCACTCAAAATGGCAGACAAGACAGATATTGAGGCTATTCTCAAGACATTAACTCTTGAAGAAAAGGTAACGTTCCTTGTAACCTCTGTACCGTCATATCACTGACCCCTCACTCTTAGATCCGCCTTCTCGCAGGCCGCAACTTTGTCGAAACTGGCGATGTCCCCGATAAAGGGGTGCCTGCAATCAAGGTATTCATACCCCCAACAGCTCCATATACCAAAGGCTCAGAACTGACCATATTATCACAGACAACAGATGGCCCCAACGGCACCCGCGGCGCTGCGATAGACGGCAGCACAAAAGCAGCATGTTTCCCGGCTGCCTGTAGCATAGCGGCGATCTTTGATCGACGCATAGCCCGCTCCGTCGGCGCGGCTCTCGCCCAGGAATCCAAAGCAAAGGGAGCCCGCTGTCTCCTCGCGCCCACAGTATGCATCCACCGCCACCCGCTTGGAGGGCGCAACTTCGAGAGCTACAGCGAGGACCCCTTCCTTGCAGGCAAGCTCGCCTCGGAGATGATCCAGGGGTGCCAAAGTCTGGGCGTCAGCGCGACGATTAAGCATTTCGTCGCCAATGAGCAAGAGACTGCGAGGACAACGGTGGACGAGAAAATTAGTGAGCGGGCGTTGAGAGAGATCTACCTCAAGCCGTTTGAGATTGCGGTCAAAGAGGCAAAGCCTTGGGCCATCATGTCTGCTTACAACCTCATCAATGGAAAGCACTGCGATTCGAATGAGTGGTTGCTGAAGGAGGTCCTAAGAGGGGAGTGGGGATGGAAGGGTCTGGTTATGAGCGATTGGGGCGGAACCAACTCCGTGGCGGAAGGAATCAAGGCCGGCATGGATATTGAGATGCCCGGGCCTCCGAGAATACGCAAGCCCGCAGCCGTTCTCAATGCCGTGAAGAGCGGCGAGGTAACCGAGGCTGATATCGACGAGCGCGTACGTACGATACTCGAGTGGACGGAACA encodes:
- a CDS encoding UbiD family decarboxylase: MDPDVCRNCGHSGKHIDFADARCAITERDDAERDKLQADAALARARDICETSLSLMKRQMQELEDANEAIDVLRAALAAAEDRRERVRRDLGTHGDVCLLARSNVEAAEEMAISAAGRYFEAGRAVTALEDREQLRKQSPSIHVEEAPPLPVTVPMEEDDDAEDEAREKEDRRWKRSNERFCKWLRQSEAQRQIMKSSWTKLRVAERLAGESVNVDVDVDVDAVDEEEDEETARRKRVQAWTAARRLTDQLPPEEDPTMETEYLESEPTDSAETTEGSSEPLDKGKDRQSCDDGDCTCDASAPDCAVKSDKRTQPTDCSKGGEPDSLGTHAADDSYDNGDEKGEEGAEDNICGRDGEDGDYQCSQLRWCRRWPAGCADTGSDWEDPGSAYGSGSGNTGGDTASEGYEKEVGESSAIPSTGCSAEMEEGADALLVHTPQIE